CTGGGTAGGTGCGGCTCCTGAGGAAGGACTCAGTCAATCATTTCATAGTATCCTGTTTTTGCCAAACTACGTAGTGAACCTAGCGGGAACTGCACTTTTGTTACATGGGGTGGCTTGGTGGACACTAGTTGGCGCAGCCTGTTTGTTTGTGCCAGCGGTTTTGATACAAATGCGGATGGGCGTTGAAGGATATCGGCTTAGCAGAGAGCAAACACTGACAAGACGTAAAACAGACTACATCTCCGCGCTGATTACCGGCAGGACTTCTGTAAAGGAAGTAAGACTCTTTCAGCTGTCTGATCATCTACAAAGCAAATGGTCTTACCTGCATCGACAAGTGATCGACGAGCAATTTGCCCTAGAGGCCAGACACGTGCAGGAAGGACACGCGCTCTCCCTAGTTAAGATCGCTTTCATGATTGGCAGCCTCATTGCTTTTAGTATTCCCCTTTATTATCAAAAGGTTACCACCGGACAGTTCATCGCACTATCATCGGCTCTTAGTGAAGTGATGACCTTGGCGGTGTGGTCTATCCCCTATTCCCTGTCCATGGTGAAAAAAGACATTCTTTACTGGAATAATTTTGATAAATTCATGCATCTTCCCGAGATCCCGCCTGAGACCCGGTGGGAGCATATTGACAATCTGACTAGAGGTATTAGCTTCAATGATGTGTACTTTAAGTACCCAAATACAACCAAAGAGGTCCTACGGGGCGTTAGCTTTCGCCTGCGTCCTGGAGAACGGGTGGCGATTGTTGGCAAGAATGGGGCA
This is a stretch of genomic DNA from Limnochordia bacterium. It encodes these proteins:
- a CDS encoding ABC transporter ATP-binding protein/permease, encoding MKRYCSLMLEVLRLGGFPAVALALVMLVNGAMAPLTIWLTQNVIDIGIRQSEQGQTLTPVIPWLIGLVLALVCLNLRELTEMVTMIRLKHRLRDWFNPRVLAKLSRLEYQCFEDTNTVDLISWVGAAPEEGLSQSFHSILFLPNYVVNLAGTALLLHGVAWWTLVGAACLFVPAVLIQMRMGVEGYRLSREQTLTRRKTDYISALITGRTSVKEVRLFQLSDHLQSKWSYLHRQVIDEQFALEARHVQEGHALSLVKIAFMIGSLIAFSIPLYYQKVTTGQFIALSSALSEVMTLAVWSIPYSLSMVKKDILYWNNFDKFMHLPEIPPETRWEHIDNLTRGISFNDVYFKYPNTTKEVLRGVSFRLRPGERVAIVGKNGAGKPTLIKLLLGLYQPDQGSITLDGVNVNLIHPRACFNGNSTLSSCRSP